A window of the Ostrea edulis chromosome 1, xbOstEdul1.1, whole genome shotgun sequence genome harbors these coding sequences:
- the LOC125646176 gene encoding inactive pancreatic lipase-related protein 1-like, whose amino-acid sequence MMLKSLLFLLLLSSTQGWWIFKPKTKKVCFKNIGCFSNAKPFNNAKGTLPDSPDKIQTTFRLYTRQNKGTAQILKPYDSSSITNSKFEVSRPTIFITHGFTDTAKSGWPLQMKDALLQKADMNVITVDWSRGTTGFSYDKSTANTRVVGATVGNMVKALKDTVNLPLNRVHLIGHSLGAHVMGYAGDWTRGIGRITGLDPAGLNYERYDTKVKLDPSDANFVDVIHTDAASLLEMAFGIRTLNGHVDFFPNGGSKQPGCQRSLWTNIQNFLKGKFGRITDSVACSHMRAIYYFIESINSPCEFQAFPCNTYWDFYQGKCATCNEGCNRMGYHADESATGKFYLQTNAASPFCKND is encoded by the exons ATGATGCTGAAAAGTCTATTGTTTCTACTCCTGCTGTCATCGACCCAAG GTTGGTGGATTTTCAAACCAAAAACCaagaaagtttgttttaaaaacatcgGCTGTTTCAGCAACGCAAAGCCATTTAATAATGCCAAAGGGACCCTACCCGACTCACCGGATAAGATTCAGACAACCTTTAGGTTGTACACTAGACAGAACAAAGGAACTGCCCAGATCCTGAAACCCTACGATTCCAGTAGCATCACCAATTCCAAATTCGAGGTCAGTCGTCCCACCATTTTCATAACTCACGGATTCACAGACACGGCTAAATCTGGATGGCCACTACAAATGAAAGACGCCTTACTCCAAAAG GCCGACATGAATGTGATTACTGTTGACTGGTCCCGGGGTACTACAGGCTTCAGTTACGACAAGTCCACCGCCAACACTCGTGTGGTGGGAGCCACGGTGGGGAACATGGTGAAGGCTTTGAAGGACACTGTTAATTTACCCCTCAATCGGGTTCATTTAATTGGTCACAGTCTTGGAGCCCACGTCATGGGATACGCCGGGGACTGGACACGTGGAATTGGTAGGATCACTG GTCTTGACCCAGCTGGTTTGAATTACGAAAGATACGATACCAAAGTCAAATTGGACCCTTCCGATGCCAACTTTGTCGATGTTATACACACAGATGCAGCCTCTCTTTTGGAAATGG CCTTTGGGATCAGGACACTTAATGGACATGTCGACTTTTTCCCAAACGGTGGAAGCAAACAACCCGGATGCCAACGAAGCCTGTGGACAAACATCCAGAACTTTTTGAAGGGAAAGTTCGGAA GAATTACAGACAGCGTGGCCTGCAGTCACATGAGGGCTATCTACTACTTCATCGAATCTATCAACTCCCCCTGCGAATTCCAGGCGTTCCCGTGTAACACTTACTGGGATTTCTACCAGGGAAAGTGTGCGACTTGTAATGAAGGATGCAACAGAATGGGTTACCATGCCGACGAAAGTGCCACCggcaaattttatttacaaacaaatgcTGCATCCCCCTTCTGTAAAAACGATTGA